From Phenylobacterium montanum, the proteins below share one genomic window:
- a CDS encoding ATP-binding protein produces the protein MTTAEAQPSARRRAAAPLFLQALALSVLSLLAAIAINLLVIFNLPAPLPYFYRVSEIAQLIRTGKAAVEKDRPILTAHYADRPDKGADFDRRDMPLHRKELGDLIGVDPSRIAFLVEFSRYPDRRAIRLIRSQMAHDGRLADDHFVIAPFSVSVQQPDGRWLIVEPKHTLQPSPWQRRLLLWLGLSLVALIPLAYIFSRRLAAPIVAFAKAAERLGRDPHAEPLALRGPAEVGVAVSAFNEMQERLSRYVGDRTAMVGAIAHDLRTPLTRIRFRLEEAPEPLREKMVADIAEMEAMISGTLAFVRDASKRADRSKLELSSLLESLADEMSETGLDVSVAHAERVVVEGDPIDLKRLFNNLLENAIKFGGSARVGVSAAGDAAVVEIDDKGPGIPETELERVFEPFYRREGSRSRDTGGIGLGLPVVRSIARAHGGDATLHNRPGGGLTARVLLPLGAV, from the coding sequence ATGACGACGGCGGAGGCCCAGCCCAGCGCCCGGCGGCGCGCCGCCGCCCCCCTGTTCCTGCAGGCCCTGGCGCTCAGCGTGCTGAGCCTTCTGGCGGCGATCGCCATCAACCTCTTGGTGATCTTCAACCTGCCGGCGCCCCTGCCCTATTTCTACCGGGTCAGCGAGATCGCCCAGCTGATCAGAACCGGCAAGGCCGCGGTTGAGAAGGATCGGCCGATCCTGACCGCCCACTATGCCGACAGGCCGGACAAGGGGGCGGACTTCGACCGGCGCGACATGCCGCTGCACCGCAAGGAGTTGGGCGACCTGATCGGCGTCGATCCCAGCCGGATCGCCTTCCTGGTCGAATTCTCGCGCTATCCCGACCGGCGGGCCATCCGCCTGATCCGCAGCCAGATGGCGCATGACGGGCGCCTGGCCGACGACCATTTCGTCATCGCCCCGTTCAGCGTCTCGGTGCAGCAGCCGGACGGGCGCTGGCTGATCGTCGAACCCAAGCACACCCTTCAGCCCTCGCCCTGGCAGCGGCGGCTTTTGCTGTGGCTGGGCCTGAGCCTGGTGGCGCTGATCCCGCTGGCCTACATCTTTTCGCGCCGCCTCGCCGCGCCGATCGTGGCCTTCGCCAAGGCCGCCGAGCGCCTGGGCCGCGACCCCCATGCCGAGCCCCTGGCCTTGCGCGGCCCGGCCGAGGTCGGGGTAGCGGTCAGCGCCTTCAACGAGATGCAGGAGCGCCTCTCCCGCTATGTCGGCGACCGCACCGCCATGGTCGGGGCCATCGCCCACGACCTGAGGACGCCCCTGACCCGAATCCGCTTCCGCCTGGAGGAGGCGCCCGAGCCGTTGCGCGAGAAGATGGTCGCAGACATCGCCGAGATGGAGGCGATGATTTCGGGCACCCTGGCCTTCGTGCGCGACGCCTCCAAGCGCGCCGACCGCTCCAAGCTGGAGCTGTCCTCGCTGCTGGAAAGCCTGGCTGACGAGATGAGCGAGACGGGCCTTGATGTCTCGGTCGCCCATGCCGAGCGGGTGGTGGTCGAGGGCGATCCGATCGACCTCAAGCGCCTGTTCAACAACCTGCTGGAAAACGCCATCAAGTTCGGCGGCTCGGCCAGGGTCGGGGTCAGCGCCGCGGGCGACGCCGCCGTGGTCGAAATCGACGACAAGGGACCCGGCATTCCCGAGACAGAGCTGGAGCGGGTCTTTGAGCCTTTCTATAGGCGCGAGGGCTCCAGGTCGCGGGACACGGGCGGTATCGGCCTGGGCCTTCCGGTGGTGCGCTCGATCGCCAGGGCTCACGGCGGAGATGCTACGTTGCACAACCGGCCAGGGGGTGGCCTGAC